One stretch of Lysobacter sp. KIS68-7 DNA includes these proteins:
- a CDS encoding AlpA family transcriptional regulator, translating into MPATILKLPQVTQRTSLSRSHVYALIAEGAFPKQVRLGSRAVGWLESEVDSFIAARIAERDASPANEQEG; encoded by the coding sequence ATGCCGGCCACCATCCTCAAGCTTCCGCAAGTAACCCAGCGGACCTCGTTATCACGCAGTCACGTCTACGCCCTGATCGCCGAAGGCGCGTTCCCGAAGCAGGTCCGACTGGGATCTCGTGCAGTTGGTTGGCTCGAATCAGAAGTCGATTCGTTCATCGCGGCGCGTATAGCCGAACGGGACGCTTCGCCTGCCAACGAGCAGGAGGGCTGA
- a CDS encoding response regulator transcription factor — protein MRILLIEDDAETAAFIRQGLKEQGHAVDHAADGREGLFLATTEPYDALIVDRMLPALDGLVLLRTLRGAGNRVPTLMLTALSDVDHRVEGLRAGADDYLGKPFAFSELSARLDNIVRRGPDAAAAEPVKLKVADLELDLLSRRAQRGPRRIDLLPREFRLLEYLMRQAGRVVTRTMLLEAVWDYHFDPQTNVIDVHISRLRQKIDHGEATPLLHTVRGAGYRLGDA, from the coding sequence ATGCGCATCCTGCTGATCGAGGACGATGCCGAAACCGCCGCCTTCATCCGCCAGGGATTGAAGGAGCAGGGGCATGCGGTGGACCACGCGGCCGACGGCCGCGAAGGGCTGTTCCTCGCCACCACCGAACCCTATGACGCGCTCATCGTCGATCGCATGCTGCCCGCGCTCGATGGCCTGGTGCTGCTGCGCACCCTGCGCGGCGCCGGCAATCGCGTGCCGACCCTGATGCTCACCGCGCTGTCCGATGTCGATCATCGCGTCGAAGGCCTGCGCGCGGGCGCCGACGATTACCTCGGCAAACCCTTCGCCTTCTCCGAACTCAGCGCGCGCCTGGACAACATCGTGCGCCGCGGCCCGGACGCCGCCGCGGCCGAACCGGTGAAGCTGAAAGTCGCCGACCTCGAACTCGACCTCCTCAGCCGCCGCGCGCAACGCGGCCCGCGCCGCATCGACCTGCTGCCGCGCGAATTCCGCCTGCTCGAATACCTGATGCGCCAGGCCGGCCGCGTGGTGACACGCACGATGCTGCTCGAAGCGGTGTGGGACTACCACTTCGATCCGCAGACCAACGTCATCGACGTGCACATCAGCCGCCTGCGCCAGAAGATCGACCACGGCGAAGCCACGCCGCTGCTGCACACCGTGCGCGGCGCGGGCTACCGGCTCGGCGACGCATGA
- a CDS encoding HAMP domain-containing sensor histidine kinase, with the protein MTFFRSTTTRLALTVSLAFLLGFALLGGSVYAAVSALLLRDAREAILVDADGLRDVFLDGGAPQLAQTIRDRIAHPDDPNATYALQVNGRTLVSDLPNGAMPAHDGWRETPDHDGTRVLVARNTLAPGVTLTTGLRLRSESGFLDLMRRITLAAAAIAVLVGILIGWFTARWVARRLGSLDATAARVAAGEMALRAPVDRTGDAFDRLAVRFNSMLDRIEVLLTGVREATDHIAHDLRTPLTRLRARLDQLRTQETVAPEALDPAVADADQLLQASSALLRLARIEAQPRIEHEPSVDLDALVRDVMELYEPIAAERGIALSAATHPLQVDGDADQLFQLMVNLLDNAVKYAPAGSVVQLELAGAGDQARLVVADHGAGIPEQERERVFDRFHRLEAHRGTSGSGLGLSLVRAIAQRHRAQVYLEDNRPGLRVVVAFPHGAHRP; encoded by the coding sequence ATGACCTTCTTCCGCTCGACCACCACGCGGCTGGCGCTCACGGTGTCGCTGGCGTTCCTGCTGGGCTTCGCGCTGCTGGGCGGCAGCGTGTACGCCGCGGTGTCCGCGTTGTTGTTGCGCGATGCGCGCGAGGCGATCCTCGTCGATGCCGATGGCCTGCGCGATGTGTTCCTCGATGGCGGCGCGCCGCAGCTGGCGCAGACGATCCGCGACCGCATCGCGCATCCGGACGATCCCAACGCCACCTACGCGCTGCAGGTGAACGGACGCACGCTCGTCTCCGACCTGCCGAACGGCGCCATGCCCGCGCACGATGGCTGGCGCGAAACCCCGGACCACGACGGCACGCGCGTGCTGGTCGCGCGGAACACGCTCGCGCCGGGCGTCACCCTCACCACGGGCTTGCGCCTGCGTTCGGAGAGCGGCTTCCTGGACCTGATGCGGCGGATCACGCTGGCCGCGGCCGCGATCGCGGTGCTCGTCGGCATCCTGATCGGATGGTTCACCGCGCGCTGGGTCGCGCGCCGACTGGGCAGCCTGGATGCGACGGCCGCGCGCGTCGCCGCCGGCGAAATGGCTCTCCGCGCGCCCGTCGACCGCACCGGCGACGCGTTCGACCGCCTCGCGGTACGTTTCAATTCGATGCTCGATCGCATCGAAGTCCTGCTCACCGGCGTGCGCGAAGCCACCGACCACATCGCGCACGACCTGCGCACGCCGCTGACGCGATTGCGGGCCCGGCTGGATCAATTGCGCACCCAAGAGACCGTCGCACCCGAAGCACTGGATCCCGCGGTGGCGGACGCCGACCAGTTGCTGCAGGCCTCCAGTGCGTTGCTGCGGCTGGCGCGCATCGAGGCGCAGCCCAGGATCGAGCACGAACCGTCCGTCGACCTCGACGCCCTCGTGCGCGACGTGATGGAACTGTACGAACCCATCGCCGCCGAACGCGGCATCGCGCTGTCCGCCGCGACGCACCCGCTGCAGGTCGACGGCGATGCCGACCAGTTGTTCCAGCTAATGGTCAACCTGCTCGACAACGCAGTGAAGTACGCGCCCGCGGGCAGCGTGGTGCAGCTCGAACTGGCGGGGGCAGGGGACCAGGCGCGGCTGGTGGTGGCCGACCATGGCGCCGGCATCCCCGAACAGGAACGCGAGCGCGTGTTCGACCGCTTCCATCGCCTGGAGGCCCACCGCGGCACCAGCGGCAGCGGCCTGGGCCTGAGCCTCGTGCGCGCCATCGCCCAGCGCCACCGCGCGCAGGTGTACCTGGAAGACAACCGCCCGGGGCTGCGGGTGGTGGTCGCGTTCCCGCACGGGGCGCACCGCCCCTGA
- a CDS encoding integrase arm-type DNA-binding domain-containing protein, whose amino-acid sequence MASKLTDVRIRNAKPGAKPYKISGGHGLCVFIMPAGAKYFRLRYRYAGKEKMLSLGVYPEVSLKEAEAGAAQAHVLLRQGTNPSEDRREKKLLLRQAERHTFAFAASLWVEHNTPRWKPATLEKVRQYLDKDLLPSLGKRPLGNITPMELGAVLERIERRKALNVAKKTRQWLAAIYAFAIAKGLTASNPAIHLGSIALYQPEPKNHAHIGLEELPKFLKALETYDGSVLVKTCTWLGLWTANRPGITRTLKWSELDLDQGLWTIPKGREGMKRGYSHVTPLPTQAVEALRTLEPITGRYPYVFVGRNDWRKPLSDGAVTGLLKAIGYSGKQTAHGFRHLVSTALNEKGYDADWVERQLAHGDPDEIRGTYNKAVYLDQRRTMMQEWADYLEDALRSEVLQTVRKRSDASR is encoded by the coding sequence ATGGCGAGCAAGCTGACAGACGTGCGGATTCGCAACGCCAAACCCGGCGCGAAGCCGTACAAGATTTCTGGCGGACACGGGCTCTGCGTGTTCATCATGCCCGCGGGTGCGAAGTACTTTCGGCTGCGTTATCGCTACGCCGGCAAGGAGAAGATGCTCAGTCTCGGTGTGTACCCCGAGGTGAGCCTCAAGGAAGCAGAGGCCGGCGCAGCCCAGGCCCACGTGCTGCTTAGGCAGGGCACCAACCCCTCCGAGGATCGACGCGAGAAGAAGCTGCTGCTTCGGCAAGCGGAGCGACACACGTTCGCCTTTGCCGCATCGCTATGGGTCGAGCACAACACCCCTCGCTGGAAGCCGGCCACCCTGGAGAAGGTGCGGCAGTACCTGGACAAGGACCTGCTGCCCTCGCTCGGCAAGCGACCGCTGGGGAACATCACCCCGATGGAACTCGGCGCAGTCCTTGAGCGAATCGAGAGGCGCAAGGCGCTCAATGTTGCAAAGAAGACCAGGCAATGGCTTGCAGCGATCTACGCATTTGCGATCGCGAAGGGCCTGACCGCGAGCAATCCTGCAATCCATCTTGGGTCGATCGCCCTCTACCAGCCCGAGCCCAAGAACCACGCCCATATCGGTCTCGAAGAACTGCCCAAGTTCCTGAAGGCCCTAGAGACCTACGACGGGTCCGTTTTGGTCAAGACGTGCACTTGGCTTGGGCTCTGGACCGCGAATAGACCGGGCATCACTCGCACGCTCAAATGGAGCGAGCTCGACCTCGACCAAGGTCTCTGGACCATCCCCAAAGGGCGCGAGGGCATGAAGAGGGGCTACTCACACGTCACACCGCTCCCAACCCAAGCTGTCGAAGCACTGCGCACTCTTGAGCCGATCACGGGGCGCTACCCGTACGTCTTCGTGGGTCGCAATGACTGGCGCAAGCCGCTGAGCGATGGCGCGGTCACGGGCCTGCTCAAGGCGATTGGCTACAGCGGCAAGCAGACCGCACACGGTTTCCGCCACTTGGTGAGCACGGCGCTCAACGAGAAGGGGTACGACGCCGATTGGGTTGAGCGACAGCTCGCGCATGGTGACCCCGATGAGATTCGCGGCACGTACAACAAGGCCGTCTATCTGGACCAGCGTCGAACGATGATGCAGGAGTGGGCGGATTACCTAGAGGATGCGCTTCGCAGCGAGGTGCTACAGACAGTGCGCAAAAGATCCGACGCAAGCCGGTAA